In one Corallococcus sp. EGB genomic region, the following are encoded:
- a CDS encoding DUF4398 domain-containing protein translates to MTKQSLLLAFAGVLTACGPVKSTSNILDAEVQIQAARTAGAEKEAPYEWTAANLYLQKAREEVGYSDYQAGVDFAVKASRFANEAREKAMSAANSGDSQGRPQNP, encoded by the coding sequence ATGACGAAGCAGTCGCTCCTGTTGGCGTTCGCGGGCGTGCTGACCGCATGTGGCCCCGTGAAGTCCACGTCCAACATCCTCGACGCCGAGGTGCAGATCCAGGCCGCGCGCACCGCCGGGGCGGAGAAGGAAGCCCCCTACGAGTGGACGGCCGCCAACCTCTACCTGCAGAAGGCGCGGGAGGAGGTCGGCTACTCGGACTACCAGGCCGGCGTGGACTTCGCGGTGAAGGCCTCGCGCTTCGCCAACGAGGCGCGTGAGAAGGCCATGTCCGCGGCCAACAGCGGTGACTCCCAGGGCCGCCCCCAGAACCCGTGA